One window from the genome of Bacillus rossius redtenbacheri isolate Brsri chromosome 17, Brsri_v3, whole genome shotgun sequence encodes:
- the LOC134540574 gene encoding mitochondrial carrier homolog 2-like, protein MANNDFSWSAVVGKVVINTVSHPLEYAKVLIQLGHEPIPPYPTRTLFGRPALALPSIFQYVAHIKRVDGLAGCYRGLGAKLCSVVVSGYVYHCTLDSVRDASDTDVDAETEDLSPQLRGEKFAREVRQMALARAAAVVASQPFTVVAVRTMAQFVGGEKIYVGIFASIGEIYREEGIMGFFKGLVPRLLGELIALIISSTFTHFVNNLLVKDREFQSYVSITSSYLATSLTYPFQVVSNCMAVANTRLAAGNPPYMPGYTTWGQCWRHLGATGQLKRGSSLLWRYYTVLPAA, encoded by the exons ATGGCAAATAATGATTTTTCTTGGAGTGCAGTGGTTGGAAAAGTTGTCATAAATACAGTGTCCCATCCACTGGAATATGCCAAAGTTCTAATTCAG TTGGGTCATGAGCCGATCCCTCCGTACCCAACGAGGACACTGTTTGGGCGGCCTGCACTTGCGCTGCCTAGCATCTTCCAATATG TGGCGCACATAAAGCGTGTGGATGGCTTGGCGGGCTGCTATCGGGGACTGGGAGCCAAGCTGTGCTCCGTGGTGGTCAGCGGCTACGTGTACCACTGCACGCTCGACTCTGTCCGCGACGCGTCGGACACAGACGTGGACGCTGAGACCGAAGACCTCTCGCCGCAACTCAG GGGAGAGAAGTTTGCCCGGGAGGTGCGGCAGATGGCGCTGGCGAGAGCGGCCGCGGTCGTCGCGAGCCAGCCCTTCACCGTCGTCGCGGTGAGGACCATGGCGCAGTTCGTCGGAGGCGAGAAGATATACGT AGGGATTTTCGCCTCGATAGGAGAGATCTATCGTGAAGAAGGAATCATGGGGTTCTTCAAGGGGCTGGTGCCTCGGTTACTTGGAGAACTGATAGCACTGATAATTAGCAGCACTTTCACACATTTTGTGAACAACCTGTTGGTTAAAGACCGGGAGTTCCAGTCGTACGTTTCCATCACTTCCTCG TACCTGGCCACGTCGCTCACGTACCCGTTCCAAGTCGTCAGCAACTGCATGGCAGTCGCGAACACCAG GCTGGCTGCGGGCAACCCCCCCTACATGCCGGGGTACACCACCTGGGGCCAGTGCTGGCGCCACCTGGGCGCCACCGGCCAGCTCAAGAGAGGCTCCAGCTTGCTGTGGCGCTACTACACGGTCCTCCCTGCCGCCTAG